In Cutaneotrichosporon cavernicola HIS019 DNA, chromosome: 1, one DNA window encodes the following:
- a CDS encoding uncharacterized protein (von Willebrand factor (vWF) type A domain), with protein MARGVLPFPDLPIINAADVANSRSVELLLCRDADNKPAHDFAVVKLYIECKLWRRKSIPYVIAKLEELEKWARPVNGNVYELVRDYFGFPPSTLSRPPAWRKNATTSATPPPAYPSQRAQVPPPPLPPLPPVRPSEYSTARTSISSHGSSSNSHVSHCLSPTFAGFGKPGVPPNHHVHVDRPGASSSAPDMDEDEDEEDEYEDEEDLVLEMLRDYDTVFVIDDSSSMRKDGRWDEARSAVRFVVHEACKYDDDGIDIYFLNAKRDQFGVKDPDYVDSLFNGLRPRGATPTGTVLEKILLAYMSRLEAATAAHRQAEVKQLNIIVITDGKPTDHPESVIVSCARRLDRGNYPARQVGIQFFQVGNDPDATAALKKLDDNLGSKYGIRDIVDTVQYIGALTSADKVLLGGVNPLQDELEIESNGQ; from the exons ATGGCTCGAGGCGTCTTGCCCTTCCCCGACCTTCCGATCATCaatgccgccgacgtcgcgaactcgcgctccgtcgagctcctcctctgcagAGACGCCGACAACAAGCCTGC acaCGACTTTGCCGTTGTCAAGTTGTACATCGAGTGCAAGCTGTGGCGCCGCAAGAGTATACCATACGTgatcgccaagctcgaAGAGCTCGAAAAGTGGGCGCGGCCAGTCAACGGCAATGTGTATGAGCTCGTCCGTGACTATTTCGGCTTTCCGCCGTCTACTCTATCAAGGCCACCTGCCTGGCGCAAGAATGCGACTACTTCAGCCACGCCACCGCCCGCTTATCCCTCTCAGAGGGCCCAGGtcccaccgccaccgctaCCACCTCTACCACCGGTGCGGCCTTCCGAGTACTCTACCGCACGGACGTCTATCTCCTCCCACGGGTCGTCGTCCAACAGCCATGTATCGCATTGCTTGTCGCCGACTTTTGCCGGGTTCGGGAAACCTGGCGTGCCCCCGAACCACCACGTCCACGTCGACCGGCCTGGCGCATCGTCCTCCGCACCCGACATggacgaagacgaagacgaagaagacgaATAcgaagacgaagaagaCCTGGTTCTCGAGATGCTACGCGACTATGACACAGTGTTCGTCATCGACGATAGCTCGAGCATGCGCAAAGACGGGCGATGGGACGAGGCACGTTCTGCTGTGCGTTTCGTTGTCCACGAGGCATGCAAGTATGACGATGACGGCATCGACATCTACTTCCTCAATGCGAAGAGGGACCAATTCGGCGTCAAGGACCCCGACTATGTCGACAGCCTGTTCAATGGACTCAGGCCGCGTGGAGCCACGCCAACGGGCACAGTTCTCGAGAAGATTCTACTCGCATACATGAGCCGCTTGGAGgctgccaccgccgcgcacAGACAGGCCGAGGTCAAACAACTGAATATCATCGTCATTACAGACGGCAAACCCACCGATCACCCCGAGAGCGTGATTGTCTCCTGTGCCAGGCGCCTCGACAGGGGTAACTATCCGGCCCGCCAGGTTGGTATCCAGTTCTTCCAGGTCGGCAATGACCCGGACGCTACGGCCGCACTTAAGAAGCTGGACGATAACCTTGGTTCAAAGTACGGGATCCGTGACATTGTGGACACGGTGCAGTATATTGGCGCGTTGACGTCAGCAGACAAGGTCCTTCTCGGTGGTGTGAACCCCCTTCaggacgagttggagaTCGAGTCTAATGGGCAGTGA
- a CDS encoding uncharacterized protein (Catalyzes an amino-pyrimidine hydrolysis reaction at the C5' of the pyrimidine moiety of thiamine compounds, a reaction that is part of a thiamine salvage pathway. Thus, catalyzes the conversion of 4-amino-5-aminomethyl-2-methylpyrimidine to 4-amino-5-hydroxymethyl-2-methylpyrimidine (HMP)), with translation MASFSKTLRDAYTGKWDASTSHRFVRDLWTGTVPEAVMRRYLSQDYLFVDAFVALMGAAVSHSDSPGARLAIARQLGMVASDEDGYFVRALTRLDPKFKPTAASLEALVGHSSYTPHAATAGFLHLMDEARSSYAAALTVLLVAEWLYLDWATSETPPPDDWLYAEWIELHRGPAFEAWVQLLRDEFDRVAAAAGDEMRKEMEGMFARAVKLELDFFDAAYE, from the coding sequence ATGGCCTCATTCTCCAAGACGCTCCGCGATGCCTATACGGGGAAATGGGACGCATCGACCTCGCATCGTTTTGTGAGGGACCTGTGGACCGGCACTGTCCCCGAAGCAGTGATGCGTCGGTATTTGAGCCAGGACTACCTATTCGTAGACGCCTTCGTGGCGCTCATGGGCGCAGCGGTGAGCCACTCGGACTCACCCGGTGCGCGGCTCGCAATTGCGCGGCAGCTCGGTATGGTGGCcagtgacgaggacgggtACTTTGTCCGTGCGCTCACCCGCCTCGATCCCAAGTTCAAGCCGACTGCCGCGTCGCTGGAAGCTTTGGTCGGCCACTCGAGTTACACGCCCCACGCAGCTACGGCGGGCTTCCTACACCTCATGGACGAGGCACGCTCATCGTACGCTGCCGCGCTCAcagtcctcctcgtcgccgagtgGCTTTACCTCGACTGGGCGACCTCCGAAACCCCTCCGCCTGACGACTGGTTGTATGCCGAGTGGATCGAGTTGCACCGCGGCCCAGCGTTCGAGGCGTGGGTCCAGTTACTGCGGGACGAGTTTGACCGCgtggccgccgcggctgGAGACGAGATGCGCAAGGAGATGGAAGGAATGTTTGCACGTGcggtcaagctcgagctcgactttTTCGACGCCGCCTACGAGTAG